From a single Streptomyces misionensis genomic region:
- a CDS encoding DMT family transporter: MSTVTATRTQSPTAAPAPARPRLDWRLRFGALSLIWGFSFLLIKVGTSGYAPFQVTLGRLVFGTAVLVAAMAVKRERLPRGGRLWAHMAVAAFFLNALPFSLFAYSELTIPSTLAGICNATSPLWGMLLSVVALSEDRPTRVRVAGLGLGFLGVLTVLGAWQGFHGLDATGTAMALLASLSYPVGWIYVRRTLAGTGNSHLSMTGGQLLLATVQLAVVTPLFTGMPRHFAVVPLLAIAALGALGTGLAVLIQYGLVAEVGPTTAQMVTYFIPVIATAAGVAILGESLRWNTPVGAVIVLAGAALTQVRPRKGARVQGTAVPRPSPAPRQP; encoded by the coding sequence ATGAGCACGGTCACCGCAACCCGGACACAGTCCCCCACCGCCGCACCCGCCCCGGCCCGCCCCCGCCTCGACTGGCGGCTCCGCTTCGGCGCCCTCTCCCTGATCTGGGGCTTCAGCTTCCTGCTGATCAAGGTGGGCACGAGCGGGTACGCGCCGTTCCAGGTCACCCTCGGCCGACTGGTGTTCGGCACGGCGGTGCTGGTGGCGGCGATGGCGGTCAAGCGGGAGCGGCTGCCGCGCGGGGGCCGGCTGTGGGCGCACATGGCGGTCGCCGCGTTCTTCTTGAACGCCCTGCCGTTCTCCCTCTTCGCCTACTCCGAGCTGACCATCCCCTCCACCCTGGCCGGCATCTGCAACGCGACCTCGCCCCTGTGGGGCATGCTGCTGTCCGTGGTCGCCCTCTCCGAGGACCGGCCCACCCGGGTCCGCGTGGCCGGGCTCGGCCTCGGCTTCCTCGGGGTGCTGACGGTCCTCGGCGCATGGCAGGGCTTCCACGGCCTCGACGCCACCGGTACGGCGATGGCCCTGCTCGCCTCGCTGAGCTACCCGGTGGGCTGGATCTACGTCCGGCGGACGCTGGCCGGCACGGGGAACTCGCACCTGTCGATGACCGGCGGGCAGCTGCTGCTGGCGACGGTGCAACTCGCCGTGGTGACACCCCTGTTCACGGGTATGCCCCGGCACTTCGCGGTGGTGCCGCTGCTCGCGATCGCCGCGCTGGGCGCGCTGGGCACCGGGCTCGCCGTGCTCATCCAGTACGGGCTCGTCGCCGAGGTCGGGCCCACCACCGCGCAGATGGTGACGTACTTCATCCCGGTCATCGCCACGGCTGCCGGGGTGGCGATCCTCGGCGAGTCGCTGCGCTGGAACACTCCGGTGGGAGCGGTGATCGTGCTCGCCGGAGCGGCCCTGACGCAGGTGCGGCCGAGGAAGGGCGCCCGGGTCCAGGGCACCGCGGTCCCGCGCCCGTCGCCGGCCCCCCGTCAGCCGTAG
- a CDS encoding LysR family transcriptional regulator encodes MLNLERLRTLDALSRHGSVSAAADALHVTTSAVSQQLGKLEREVGQQLLAKNGRGVRLTDAGRLLSEHAARILSQVELAESDLEAQRGQVVGELRLSAFPTAARGLFPVALPALRAQHPGLRVRSSELEPEQGIAGVVRGDLDLAVVLDWYNKPMPVPDGLVKAPLLDDPAEVAMPVGHRLAHRDEVDLAEFADDEWITWGEGEFCHEWLIFTLRSKGVEPIVGHRAGETHTQLQLVASGLGVCIAPLLGRHPVPDGVVLVPLTQRVRRHVYVVWRADADRRPSIRAAVEALRTASEKLN; translated from the coding sequence ATGTTGAATCTGGAGCGCCTGCGCACCCTCGACGCCCTGTCCCGGCACGGCTCGGTCAGCGCCGCCGCCGACGCGCTGCACGTCACCACGTCCGCGGTCTCCCAGCAGCTCGGCAAGCTGGAACGCGAGGTCGGGCAGCAGCTGCTGGCCAAGAACGGCCGGGGTGTCCGGCTCACGGACGCGGGCCGGCTGCTCTCCGAGCACGCGGCGCGCATCCTGTCGCAGGTGGAGCTGGCCGAGTCGGATCTGGAGGCGCAGCGCGGGCAGGTCGTCGGCGAACTGCGGCTGTCCGCGTTCCCCACCGCCGCCCGGGGCCTGTTCCCCGTGGCGCTGCCGGCGCTGCGCGCACAGCACCCGGGGCTGCGGGTGCGCTCCAGCGAGCTGGAGCCGGAGCAGGGCATCGCCGGCGTGGTGCGCGGCGACCTCGATCTGGCGGTGGTCCTGGACTGGTACAACAAGCCGATGCCGGTGCCCGACGGACTGGTCAAGGCGCCGCTGCTGGACGACCCGGCCGAGGTCGCCATGCCGGTCGGGCACCGGCTCGCCCACCGCGACGAGGTGGACCTCGCCGAGTTCGCCGACGACGAGTGGATCACGTGGGGGGAGGGCGAGTTCTGTCACGAGTGGCTGATCTTCACGCTGCGCTCCAAGGGCGTCGAGCCGATCGTCGGCCACCGCGCCGGTGAGACCCACACCCAGCTCCAGCTGGTCGCCTCCGGGCTGGGGGTGTGCATCGCGCCACTGCTGGGCCGCCACCCGGTGCCGGACGGTGTGGTCCTCGTACCGCTGACCCAGCGGGTGCGGCGGCACGTCTACGTCGTCTGGCGCGCGGACGCCGACCGCCGTCCCTCCATCCGCGCGGCGGTGGAGGCCCTGCGCACCGCGTCCGAGAAGCTCAACTGA
- a CDS encoding HipA family kinase, with product MLKEVVATRYITPLREGGSLPGLVEGDDFGTYVMKFTGAGQGRKTLVAEVVCGELARRLGFRTPRLVTLELDSVLGLGEPEQQVQELLRGSGGTNLGMDFLSGALGYDPLAFEVSPEEAGRIIWFDALINNVDRSWRNPNLLLHRGEVWLIDHGATMIWHHNWPSAETSAARAYDASDHALARFAPDIEAAAADLAPRVTDDLLAEVTAEVPDAWLAGEPGFDTPDDLRRAYARPLLARAAVIADRITGLGRQEEGK from the coding sequence ATGCTGAAAGAGGTCGTCGCGACCCGCTACATCACACCCCTGCGTGAGGGCGGTTCGCTTCCGGGGCTCGTCGAGGGGGACGACTTCGGTACCTACGTCATGAAGTTCACCGGCGCCGGGCAGGGCCGCAAGACGCTGGTCGCCGAGGTGGTGTGCGGGGAACTCGCCCGGCGCCTCGGCTTCCGGACGCCCCGGCTGGTCACCCTGGAGCTCGACTCCGTGCTGGGGCTCGGCGAACCCGAGCAGCAGGTGCAGGAACTGCTGCGGGGCAGCGGCGGCACCAACCTCGGCATGGACTTCCTCTCCGGCGCGCTCGGCTACGACCCGCTCGCCTTCGAGGTGAGCCCCGAGGAGGCCGGGCGGATCATCTGGTTCGACGCGCTGATCAACAACGTGGACCGCTCCTGGCGCAACCCCAACCTTCTGCTGCACCGCGGCGAGGTGTGGCTCATCGACCACGGGGCCACCATGATCTGGCACCACAACTGGCCCTCCGCCGAGACCTCCGCCGCCCGCGCCTACGACGCCTCCGACCACGCCCTCGCCCGGTTCGCGCCCGACATCGAGGCGGCGGCCGCCGATCTGGCGCCCCGCGTCACCGACGACCTGCTCGCCGAGGTCACCGCCGAGGTCCCGGACGCCTGGCTGGCCGGCGAACCCGGCTTCGACACCCCGGACGACCTGCGCCGGGCCTACGCCCGGCCGCTGCTCGCCCGCGCGGCCGTCATCGCCGACCGCATCACCGGTCTGGGCCGACAGGAGGAGGGCAAGTGA
- a CDS encoding aminotransferase class I/II-fold pyridoxal phosphate-dependent enzyme, with protein MLGEYRIEGRGAAEIAADVERAVGAGQLRPGQALPPMRELATRLGVNPNTVAAAYRTLRERGVIETAGRRGSRVRPKPVTTGRDQLRVEVPPGARDLSTGNPDPALLPRLAPALAAAAGAGDRRPVLYGDDPVDPELARIARAELDADGVPEAPLTVTSGSLDAIERVLAAHLRPGDAVAVEDPGWGSVLDLMPALGLSTVPVTVDDDGPCPDGLARALAAGARALILTTRAQNPTGAAVTAERAAALRAVLREHPGTLLIEDDHGHGIVDVPLHPLAGTTRHWAFLRSAAKAYGPDLRLAVLAGDPVTVDRVRGRQRLGPGWVSLLLQRAVVHLWAGGAVDRTAVAGSYRARREPLIDALARRGVEAHGRSGMNVWIPVPDETTAVARLLQSGWGVAPGARFRLAGPQAVRVTVSPLTPADIEPLADAIEAAVRPWPARVYG; from the coding sequence GTGCTAGGAGAGTATCGGATCGAAGGGCGCGGCGCAGCAGAGATCGCGGCCGATGTGGAGCGCGCGGTCGGCGCGGGACAGCTGCGGCCGGGTCAAGCCCTGCCGCCCATGCGGGAGTTGGCGACCCGGCTGGGGGTGAATCCGAACACCGTGGCGGCCGCGTACCGCACCCTGCGCGAGCGCGGGGTGATCGAGACCGCGGGGCGGCGCGGCAGCCGGGTGCGGCCCAAGCCCGTCACCACCGGACGCGACCAGCTGCGGGTGGAAGTGCCCCCGGGCGCCCGCGACCTGTCCACCGGCAACCCCGACCCGGCCCTGCTGCCCCGCCTCGCCCCGGCGCTCGCCGCGGCGGCCGGGGCGGGGGACCGGCGGCCCGTCCTCTACGGCGACGACCCCGTCGACCCGGAGCTGGCCCGCATCGCCCGCGCCGAACTCGACGCCGACGGCGTTCCCGAGGCGCCGCTCACCGTCACCTCCGGCTCCCTGGACGCCATCGAACGCGTCCTCGCCGCCCACCTCAGGCCGGGCGACGCGGTCGCCGTCGAGGACCCCGGGTGGGGCAGCGTCCTCGATCTGATGCCGGCACTGGGCCTGTCCACGGTCCCGGTGACCGTGGACGACGACGGACCGTGCCCCGACGGCCTCGCCCGCGCCCTGGCCGCCGGCGCCCGCGCGCTGATCCTCACCACCCGGGCCCAGAACCCGACCGGCGCCGCGGTGACCGCCGAGCGCGCCGCCGCCCTGCGCGCGGTGCTGCGCGAGCACCCGGGGACCCTGCTCATCGAGGACGACCACGGTCACGGCATCGTGGACGTGCCGCTCCACCCCCTCGCGGGCACCACCCGGCACTGGGCCTTCCTGCGCTCGGCCGCCAAGGCGTACGGCCCCGACCTGCGCCTCGCGGTCCTCGCCGGCGATCCCGTGACCGTCGACCGGGTGCGCGGGCGCCAGCGCCTCGGCCCGGGCTGGGTCAGCCTGCTGCTCCAGCGCGCGGTGGTCCATCTGTGGGCCGGGGGCGCCGTGGACCGGACGGCGGTGGCCGGGTCGTACCGGGCCCGGCGCGAGCCGCTGATCGACGCACTCGCCCGGCGCGGCGTCGAGGCCCACGGGCGCAGCGGCATGAACGTCTGGATTCCGGTACCCGACGAGACCACCGCGGTGGCCCGCCTCCTCCAGTCGGGCTGGGGCGTCGCCCCCGGCGCCCGCTTCCGCCTCGCCGGGCCCCAGGCCGTCCGCGTCACGGTCTCCCCGCTCACGCCGGCGGACATCGAGCCGCTGGCGGACGCGATCGAGGCGGCGGTGCGCCCCTGGCCGGCCCGCGTCTACGGCTGA
- a CDS encoding DUF3037 domain-containing protein: MSETHIHMAGHVTERHITRAGQGGDRDVFEYALLKVVPRVERGECINAGVVVYSRAKGYVGARTHLDEARLLALDPAADAAGIRAALDAVERHCAGGEEAGQAARDDAGRRFRWLIAPRSTVVQPGPVHTGLTTDPAAETERLLDLLVR, translated from the coding sequence GTGAGCGAGACGCACATCCACATGGCCGGTCATGTGACCGAGCGCCACATCACCCGGGCCGGACAGGGCGGTGACCGGGACGTGTTCGAGTACGCGCTGCTCAAGGTCGTGCCCCGGGTGGAGCGCGGTGAGTGCATCAACGCCGGCGTGGTCGTCTACAGCCGGGCCAAGGGGTACGTCGGCGCCCGCACCCACCTGGACGAGGCGCGGCTGCTGGCCCTGGACCCGGCGGCCGACGCGGCCGGCATCCGGGCGGCGCTCGACGCGGTCGAACGCCACTGCGCGGGCGGCGAGGAGGCCGGTCAGGCGGCCCGGGACGACGCCGGGCGCCGCTTCCGCTGGCTGATCGCGCCCCGCTCCACCGTGGTCCAGCCCGGCCCGGTGCACACCGGACTGACCACCGACCCGGCCGCCGAGACGGAGCGATTGCTGGACCTCCTGGTGAGGTAA
- a CDS encoding DMT family transporter: MSNAASGLPVGRGLLYLIVTGAAWGTAGAAASLVYRTSDMGALGLSFWRCALGLLLLLAGRGLRPRTRPAAAGPLSHRVLRALATGLGLAVFQTAYFAAVAATGLAVATVVTLGAGPVLIALGARLLLGERLGAGGVLSVAGALAGLAVLTFGDSAATVRPAGVLLALLSAAGYGAMTLLTRWWGRDGGADASDTTVWSFAVTTLCLLPFALHEGLLPHTAHPARLLWLLCYIAAVPTALAYALYFAGAAVVRSATVSVIMLLEPVTAAVLAVLLLGERLTPGTAVGTLLMLTAVAGLTVSEATLRRAARASGADEGSLPGLSAR, encoded by the coding sequence GTGTCGAACGCCGCCTCCGGCCTGCCGGTCGGACGCGGCCTGCTCTATCTGATCGTCACCGGGGCCGCCTGGGGCACCGCGGGCGCCGCCGCCTCGCTGGTCTACCGGACCAGCGACATGGGTGCCCTCGGCCTCTCCTTCTGGCGCTGCGCGCTGGGACTCCTGCTGCTGCTCGCCGGCCGGGGCCTGCGCCCGAGGACCCGCCCGGCCGCGGCCGGACCGCTGTCGCACCGGGTGCTGCGGGCCCTCGCCACCGGCCTCGGCCTCGCGGTGTTCCAGACCGCCTACTTCGCGGCCGTGGCGGCCACCGGGCTCGCCGTGGCCACCGTCGTCACCCTCGGCGCGGGCCCCGTGCTCATCGCACTGGGCGCCCGGCTGCTGCTCGGTGAACGGCTCGGCGCGGGCGGTGTCCTGTCGGTCGCCGGAGCCCTCGCCGGGCTCGCCGTGCTGACCTTCGGCGACTCCGCCGCGACGGTCCGCCCGGCCGGCGTGCTGCTCGCACTGCTGTCGGCCGCGGGCTACGGCGCCATGACCCTGCTGACCCGCTGGTGGGGCCGGGACGGCGGCGCGGACGCCTCCGACACCACCGTGTGGTCGTTCGCGGTGACCACCCTGTGTCTGCTGCCGTTCGCCCTGCACGAGGGGCTGCTCCCGCACACCGCCCACCCGGCCCGGCTGCTGTGGCTGCTGTGCTACATCGCCGCCGTGCCCACGGCACTCGCGTACGCCCTGTACTTCGCGGGCGCGGCCGTCGTGCGGTCGGCCACCGTCTCCGTGATCATGCTCCTGGAGCCGGTGACCGCGGCCGTGCTCGCGGTGCTCCTGCTAGGCGAGCGGCTCACCCCCGGCACCGCGGTCGGCACCCTGCTGATGCTCACGGCGGTCGCGGGCCTCACCGTGAGCGAGGCGACCCTGCGCAGGGCGGCCCGCGCGAGTGGCGCGGACGAGGGGAGCCTGCCCGGCCTCAGCGCCCGGTGA
- a CDS encoding EamA family transporter, with translation MPVRTTESRKNGRAGDGRGVGLGLALVSALAFGGSGVAAKPLIEAGLDPLHVVWLRVAGAAVVMLPVAVRHRALPRRRPALLAGFGLLAVAGVQACYFAALSRIPVGVALLIEYLAPALVLGWVRFVQRRPVTRAAALGVVLAAGGLACVVEVWSGLSFDALGLLLALGAACCQVGYFVLSDQGADAGERAPDPLGVIAYGLLVGALVLTAVARPWQLDWSVLAGSARMNGTAVPALALLVWIVLVATVLAYVTGVLSVRRLSPQVAGVVACLEAVIATVLAWVLLGEHLSAPQVVGGAVVLVGAFTAQSAAPAEAPARPVAAGGPDRELSRHRTSA, from the coding sequence GTGCCGGTGCGTACGACGGAGAGCAGGAAGAACGGTCGGGCGGGCGATGGCAGAGGGGTGGGCCTCGGCCTCGCGCTCGTCTCCGCGCTGGCCTTCGGCGGGTCCGGGGTGGCCGCCAAACCGCTGATCGAGGCGGGCCTCGACCCGCTGCACGTGGTGTGGCTGCGGGTGGCCGGCGCCGCCGTGGTCATGCTGCCGGTCGCCGTACGGCACCGCGCGCTGCCGCGCCGCCGCCCCGCGCTGCTCGCCGGGTTCGGACTGCTCGCCGTGGCCGGTGTCCAGGCCTGCTACTTCGCCGCCCTGTCCCGCATCCCGGTGGGCGTGGCGCTGCTCATCGAGTATCTGGCGCCCGCGCTGGTGCTCGGCTGGGTGCGGTTCGTACAGCGACGGCCCGTCACCCGCGCCGCCGCCCTCGGCGTGGTCCTCGCGGCGGGCGGCCTCGCCTGTGTGGTGGAGGTCTGGTCGGGGCTGAGTTTCGACGCGCTCGGGCTGCTGCTCGCGCTCGGCGCCGCCTGCTGCCAGGTCGGCTACTTCGTCCTCTCCGACCAGGGTGCCGACGCGGGCGAACGGGCGCCGGACCCGCTCGGCGTGATCGCCTACGGCCTGCTGGTGGGCGCCCTGGTGCTGACCGCCGTCGCCCGCCCCTGGCAGCTGGACTGGTCCGTCCTCGCCGGCTCCGCGCGGATGAACGGCACCGCCGTACCCGCCCTCGCCCTGCTGGTCTGGATCGTGCTCGTCGCCACGGTGCTCGCCTACGTCACCGGGGTGCTGTCGGTGCGACGGCTCTCCCCGCAGGTCGCCGGGGTGGTCGCGTGCCTGGAAGCGGTGATAGCGACGGTGCTGGCCTGGGTGCTGCTCGGCGAGCACCTGTCCGCGCCGCAGGTCGTCGGCGGAGCCGTCGTCCTGGTCGGCGCCTTCACAGCCCAGTCCGCCGCGCCCGCCGAGGCACCCGCGCGACCGGTCGCGGCGGGCGGCCCCGACCGGGAGTTGTCCCGGCACCGCACGTCCGCCTAA
- a CDS encoding pyridoxamine 5'-phosphate oxidase family protein: MPGTTADTQSAVYTPTDRTVPTRSAERASYDKELVHAILDEGYVCHLGFVRDGAPVVLPTLYGRVGERLYLHGSTGSRPLRMAGAPDPGLAVCVTVTHVDGLVLARSAFHHSINYRSVVVHGTAYEVTEPEERRLALDALVDHVVPGRAADSRPANKKELAATAVIRLDLQEVSAKVRTGGANDEPEDLALPHWAGVVPLRKGYEAPVPNADLTSGIELPDYLTGR; encoded by the coding sequence ATGCCGGGCACCACCGCCGACACACAGTCCGCCGTCTACACCCCCACCGACCGCACCGTGCCCACGCGCTCCGCGGAACGCGCCTCGTACGACAAGGAACTGGTGCACGCGATATTGGACGAGGGCTACGTCTGCCACCTGGGCTTCGTCCGTGACGGCGCGCCCGTGGTGCTGCCGACGCTCTACGGCCGGGTCGGCGAGCGGCTCTACCTCCACGGCTCGACGGGCTCGCGCCCGCTGCGGATGGCCGGCGCGCCCGACCCGGGCCTCGCGGTGTGCGTGACCGTGACCCATGTCGACGGCCTGGTGCTGGCCCGCTCCGCCTTCCACCACTCGATCAACTACCGCTCGGTGGTGGTGCACGGCACCGCGTACGAGGTCACCGAACCCGAGGAGCGGCGGCTGGCCCTGGACGCGCTGGTGGACCACGTGGTGCCGGGGCGCGCCGCCGACTCCCGGCCGGCCAACAAGAAGGAACTGGCCGCCACCGCGGTGATCCGGCTGGACCTCCAGGAGGTCTCGGCGAAGGTCCGCACCGGCGGCGCCAACGACGAACCCGAGGACCTCGCCCTGCCCCACTGGGCCGGTGTCGTCCCGCTCCGCAAGGGCTACGAGGCCCCGGTCCCGAACGCCGACCTGACGTCCGGGATCGAGCTGCCGGACTACCTCACCGGGCGCTGA